A genomic segment from Dasypus novemcinctus isolate mDasNov1 chromosome X, mDasNov1.1.hap2, whole genome shotgun sequence encodes:
- the AKAP14 gene encoding A-kinase anchor protein 14 translates to MDETKNAESQKRMDRNTNPTKQTTVDLENNSELAELALTIAENAIITAVKTVEETENPIKNIRWITHGEFTVEKGRRQIEEFISTWEFQDRWVHCSEFFQREDLGHTFHYIYRVRWSIPTARRPMARVTAAVYFIIKITKSKPADSPIDVWYVFEAHTLIHRPGMSRFREKWLRDIIDAKNILMESIAI, encoded by the exons ATGGATGAGACTAAAAATGCTGAAAGTCAGAAGAGAATGGACAGGAACACAAACCCCACAAAGCAGACAACAGTGGATCTGGAGAACAATAGCGAATTGGCTGAACTAGCTCTAACTATAGCTGAAAATGCCATCATTACTGCTGTTAAGACTGTGGAAG AAACTGAAAACCCCATCAAAAACATCAGATGGATCACCCATGGTGAATTCACAGTGGAAAAAGGACGTAGGCAAATTGAGGAGTTCATCTCA ACTTGGGAATTTCAAGACCGCTGGGTGCACTGCTCAGAGTTTTTTCAGagggaagacttgggtcacaCCTTCCACTACATCTACCGTGTACGCTGGAGTATCCCAACAGCTCGGAGACCCATGGCACGAGTCACTGCTGCCGTCTACTTCATCATCAAGATCACCAAAAGCAAACCTGCT GATTCGCCCATTGATGTCTGGTATGTCTTTGAGGCCCATACATTAATTCACAG ACCAGGAATGTCTCGCTTTCGAGAAAAATGGCTGAGGGACATTATTGatgctaaaaatattttaatggagtCCATCGCTATCTAA